The DNA sequence CATTAAGAAATATGGGTTACGAACCTAGCGACAAAATTAAAGAGCAGGATGCAACTAAAACAAACTGGCCTGACAATTACTTTGACTTTGCTATTTCAAACTTACCTTGGGACAAACAAATAAAAATTGATAGCGTTACGAACCTTTATATCGGAACCTTATCTGAGTATGCTCGTATGGTTAAACCGTTAGGAAGTATATGCCTTTTAGTTTCAAACCCAGATTTACTTGTAAAACTCGCCAAAAAGTATTTTCCTAATAGAAAAATAGGGAAATTAACAATTGGAGTATTGGGTCAAAAGCCTACAATTGTTACTATTAGTTAGCTTCTATATTCTCCTTAACCCACTCGTCTAAGTCCATATTGATATTGTAGGTAATGTAATTTTCGTCAGCACTTGGAGCTTCAAACATACCTAAGGCTCTTTTAAGGGTTACTTCTTCAAGTTGACCTCGTTCTTTGGTTTGTTCATTCCTTTCCCACCTAGCCCTAATTTCGTTTAGTGGTGTATTTAGGTATATAAGTTTTGACCCAACATTTAAGCTTTTTGCTATATTTTTAGCAGTTTCTCGTTCACTCCTTTTAAGATTGCCGAGGTCTAATACGACAGTCTTACCTTCGGACAATAACTTTTTAAGCTCCTTATATCCTTCTGAGTAAACTATGTTCCAGTCGTCCTGTGTCATTTCTTCAACCTCGTAACCTTTTTCGTCCATAATATCGTCCATAGAAACACCACTAAAACCAAACCGTTTAGTGAGTTCTTTGGTAAGTGTAGTTTTTCCTGAGTAAGGAAGTCCTATCAAAATATAAAGCATAAGCATATTATAAAGGTTAATTTGCAGTAAGGTAATTGGCTTTACTATAATCTTGCTGATAGGCAAGTAGGCATTGAAGCATAACCTCGCTTTGCTTATCAAGATATTGCGAACTAGGGTTATTTATAAATGTGCCTATTAGGGGGAGCCAGATAGTAATTAAAAATAACTATTTGAAAAGCACCGAAGGGTGTGAAGCCATTTCACCCGACGGGTGATATACTAGTTAACACCAAAGTCATCTGTAATGTTTGCTAGCTTGCAAATTCCTTCAATAAAATATTTTTTCTCCGCTTCCATAAATTCCTGTGAAGCTGTATCTGTATTAACCGCAAATTATACATATGAGTTTAAGTAATTTTCAGGTTTACTATTTTAACGATTTTTATTACATGGCATAATAAGGCATGAGAAAATTTGAATTCAAAAAACTGGTAAGAGACAAAATTGTAGAAGGCATTATCGCAGTGGGTAACAAACCAAACTGGAAAACCCTATCCGACTCAGAGTTTGTTCATGAGCTAAAGAAAAAGATTGTCGAGGAGGCTTTGGAAGTACCACGGACAAATGACCCAGCGGAAGTAGTTAAGGAATTGGCAGACATACAGGAAATAATTGACAACTTGTTGGAAGCGCTAAAGATTTCAAAAGAAAAATTTGCAGAAGTTCAGAAGAAAAAGAATGAAGACCGAGGTTCGTTCAAGAAAAGACAATATATTGACACAGTAGAAACTTCAGACGAAGTTACCAAGTGGGTTTCGTATTACCTTGATAATCCGGATAAATACCCTGAGGTCAAAGATGTCAAATAGTGGAGATACCTCCAAAGCCGTAACGGAAAAGCTTGCTTACACCATGTTGGTTAAACGGGGTAAGCTAAATACATAAATGGACACTTGTACAACAAAACTATATAACATTGGTTTGTGGACAATTGCAAGATTACCTGAAAATATCAGCAAAAAGCTTCCGTCCCGAGGAATGGTGATGGTGGAAGGAAGGATTAATGGTGTGTATTTCCAGACACCGCTTGAACCGGACGGGAAAGGGAGTCACTGGTTTAGAGTAGATGATGTTTTACTTAAAAAAATTAATGCCAAAGCAGGCGATACGATTGATCTGAAACTTGGACCTATTGACGATTGGCCGGATCCCAAAATACCCAAAGATGTTGATAGGATATTTAATACCTTAAGTATTAAACAGCACTGGGACAGTATTACTCCAAATGCCAAATGGGAGTGGATACGTTGGATTCAGTCTACAGGTAACAAAGCGACTAGGGAAAAAAGAATTAATCTGGCGATTGCAAAACTAGCTAAAGGGGAAAAAAGACCATGCTGTTTTAATCGCAATATGTGTTGTGTACCCGGCGTGTCAAAAAGCGGTGTTCTTATGGATTCTAGTAGCTAATCTTTTCCCGACTTCACATGGATTGGAATTATTTGTAAAATATAGTTGACATAATGTAAAAAATAATATACATTTAAGCGAATGAATCTCAAAACATACACTGTATTGCGGAGGTTAATCACATTTACCGTTGGCTTGATTGTCGCAATGGCAACAGTTCGCGGCAGTTATTTATTGGCACTGACGGGGATTGTGACAGGATGTATTTTTCTAGTTATTGTACGGTCAAAAGCGGGAATAAAAATTGACGAACGGGATAAATTGATACGAGAAAAAGCCGCACAGATGGCATATGCGATTTTCACACCGACTTTGGCAATAGGTACATTCCTTATCATGTTTCCCACACTAAGTGATCTGTCCGTATTTGCCAATGGTGAATTTACTTATCTGGAGTCTCTTGGGGTAATATTTGCATATTTAACGCTATTTTTAATAACAGTGTATGCAATTTCATATCATTTTATAAACCGAAAGTTTTCGGGCGGCAATGAAGAATAATATTAAAGTACAAAGAGCAATGCACGCTATGACTCAAGAGCAATTGGCTAAAAACATCGGAGTAACAAGACAAACTGTCAATGCCATTGAGAGCAATAGATACTTACCGTCTTTGGGATTAGCCTTCAAAATTGCAAACTTGTTTAAGGTTAAAATTGAAGATATTTTTCTTGATGACAAAAAATGACACTTAAAGATCAGGTTGTAAATAAAATAATATTCATGAGTGCAATCGGTGTTAGTGTACTTGTGCTATTTTTCGTTATTACGTGCACATGGATAGGCTTTGATGTAAAAACTACATGTCAAAGTGCAAAAGAAGAATATGGAGGTGATTGCACGGAAGCACTTTCCAGCTTATTGGATGATGAAAACAGAGGATTTAAAGCAAGAAATTCTGCGATTTGGGCGTTAGGTCAATTGGGAGATAAAAAGGCTTTGCCTGTCTTGGAGAGTTATTATACAGGTGTCATTCCCGAAAGAGAGCCGCTTAGTGACAGCATTAGCCAATATGAACTTAAAAAAGCAATAAAGCTCGCAAGCGGGGGAATTAATATCACTTCGCTTTTTTGGAAATACGGAATTGAAAACTAGTAAAGTATGGGTGTAACAATTTTATAATTTAAAATCCTCAGCGTAATTTCATGAAAGGAACTGGTTTATTGAAGCAAAACAAGATTTAAACAGTTCAACTAAAGTGTTTTAGTACACCACAAATCTACAAAATAAGTGACGCCACAAAGAAATAAATCGTGATACTCAAGATGTCCTGGATAATGGTTGCAATTGGGCCACTGGCGTTAGCGGGATCCGTATTTGTTTTTTCAAAGATTCTCGGCATGATAAGACCGGTAAAAACAGAAGAAAGAATTGAGAAAAATAAAGAGATTGATAAAACCATGCTTATTGTTAGTTCGTGATTAAGTATCAGCGTAGAGAGAAATAAAAGTAAACTGACAATCAATCCAACAAAGGTGACCGTTGTCAGATGTTTCATGAAATATTTTATAAAATTTATCTTTGGATGCATGGCGAAATCGCGAATGACATACGATTCCATTTGTGTTCCCACGGCATCGCTCATATAGACAATCAAAGGTATAAATCCCGCCAAAACGATGTTTGTCGAGAGAAGTTCTTCAAATCCTCCAACAATTTTGGAAGCGAGAAGTCCTCCAAGTAAACCAATAAATAGCCACGGAAGTCGGTGTTTGAGGGATTTTGTCAGTGATAGTTTGAAAACATCATCGATCTGACCCGTATGATTAATGTTTTTGTGATGGTGAGAATAGGCACGCATGAAATTAAAGAAAAACGCTCGCAACGCCAAAGTAAATCGAAACACTCAGAAGATCTTGTAAAATAGTAGCAAACGGGCCACTACCTGACGCGGGTTCTTGGTTTAGCTTGAAAAGAAGGTAGGGAATTAAGACCGCGACAATTGTCGATACGGAAATGGCAACAAATGATGCCAAACCAACCACAATTCCAATAAAAGACAATTTCCAAAATGTAGCGATTACCAACCAAATTAAAGTACCGCATATTAGGCCAATACAAGTACTGGAGACGAGTTGCTTTGCAAAATACGGAAGGATTGTCAGTTTGGGACTAAAAGCTAAATCACGAACAAGGAAAGTTTGGGTCTGAGCACCCACTGCATTGCCTATATAAACGACAAGAGGAATGAATATCGCAAGAACCACATTTGCCGATAAGGTGTGTTCGAAAAATCCAATTACTTGTGCGGAGAAAATTCCTCCAATTAATCCCACTAATATCCACGGTAAACGAGAGATGATGTTTTTAAAAATACCATAGTCAAGAATTGTTTGGTATTTGTCTCCAATTGAAACGACTCCTGCGAAATGATGAAAGCTGTTCCTGTATTGATTGTAAAGAATTGCCAACACTTTATCGTTCGTGAGTACACCCACAAGGTGATTGGTAGTATCGACAATGGGAACGGCTTTGATGTTATGTTTTATTGCCATGTGCGCAACTTTTCCTTTGTTTATTTTTGGATGACTAACGACCAGATCCGTTATCATAATGTCTTTGACCTTTTTGGCGGGGTCGTTTTGGAATAATTCTTTTATGGAAATTACACCGGCTAACTGACTGTTTATATTATTTACGTAAATATAATCGACACTGTCTGTGTTTTGGGTAAATTCTGACAGCTTGTTTCTTATTTCTCCAATTGTCATGTTGCTATCAACTACCGGTATTTTGGTTGTAATGTCTTTGCCGACGGCTCCGTTGGGCAGGCGAAGTTTCTTCTTGGTTTGTAATTTACGTGAATTCATGTATTTATAGACTTTCCACGAGGATCGCTCGGGGTATTTTTATAACTTACGTCAAATATAACTTTACTTCAAACTCGTGTTCGGAGCAATTATGGTTAATTATCGCAAAGCTATTCCTAGGTACAAAAACAAAGCAATAAAAACGAAGGATATCCAGTATTGGGACGGTAGCAGGATAAACCATGAAGTATGCCAGGGGATTGCCTCTTTATTGAATTTTTTCAATCCATAGTGGGGATTAAAAACAAACCACAGAAAGTCGCCCAGTCTCAAGACAAACAATACAAACGAGATGATAAGGAATTCGTTGGCTAAACTCCACGCGGAAAAAAGTAGAGGTGTATGGGCAAGTGTAAGTATAAAGAGCCATAAAAAGGTGTGATATCCGGTTAGAGGTTTGTTGGCACCCGGAAAATAATTAAACCACTTCGGGTGAAGGCGCCAAGTGGATAAATTTTTTGCCCAACCATCTTTTCCTTCG is a window from the Candidatus Woesebacteria bacterium genome containing:
- a CDS encoding ATP-binding protein, whose amino-acid sequence is MLYILIGLPYSGKTTLTKELTKRFGFSGVSMDDIMDEKGYEVEEMTQDDWNIVYSEGYKELKKLLSEGKTVVLDLGNLKRSERETAKNIAKSLNVGSKLIYLNTPLNEIRARWERNEQTKERGQLEEVTLKRALGMFEAPSADENYITYNINMDLDEWVKENIEAN
- a CDS encoding nucleoside triphosphate pyrophosphohydrolase — encoded protein: MRKFEFKKLVRDKIVEGIIAVGNKPNWKTLSDSEFVHELKKKIVEEALEVPRTNDPAEVVKELADIQEIIDNLLEALKISKEKFAEVQKKKNEDRGSFKKRQYIDTVETSDEVTKWVSYYLDNPDKYPEVKDVK
- a CDS encoding DUF1905 domain-containing protein, producing the protein MDTCTTKLYNIGLWTIARLPENISKKLPSRGMVMVEGRINGVYFQTPLEPDGKGSHWFRVDDVLLKKINAKAGDTIDLKLGPIDDWPDPKIPKDVDRIFNTLSIKQHWDSITPNAKWEWIRWIQSTGNKATREKRINLAIAKLAKGEKRPCCFNRNMCCVPGVSKSGVLMDSSS
- a CDS encoding DUF2178 domain-containing protein, coding for MNLKTYTVLRRLITFTVGLIVAMATVRGSYLLALTGIVTGCIFLVIVRSKAGIKIDERDKLIREKAAQMAYAIFTPTLAIGTFLIMFPTLSDLSVFANGEFTYLESLGVIFAYLTLFLITVYAISYHFINRKFSGGNEE
- a CDS encoding helix-turn-helix transcriptional regulator, translating into MKNNIKVQRAMHAMTQEQLAKNIGVTRQTVNAIESNRYLPSLGLAFKIANLFKVKIEDIFLDDKK
- a CDS encoding HEAT repeat domain-containing protein — encoded protein: MSAIGVSVLVLFFVITCTWIGFDVKTTCQSAKEEYGGDCTEALSSLLDDENRGFKARNSAIWALGQLGDKKALPVLESYYTGVIPEREPLSDSISQYELKKAIKLASGGINITSLFWKYGIEN
- a CDS encoding magnesium transporter — encoded protein: MRAYSHHHKNINHTGQIDDVFKLSLTKSLKHRLPWLFIGLLGGLLASKIVGGFEELLSTNIVLAGFIPLIVYMSDAVGTQMESYVIRDFAMHPKINFIKYFMKHLTTVTFVGLIVSLLLFLSTLILNHELTISMVLSISLFFSILSSVFTGLIMPRIFEKTNTDPANASGPIATIIQDILSITIYFFVASLIL
- a CDS encoding magnesium transporter, whose product is MNSRKLQTKKKLRLPNGAVGKDITTKIPVVDSNMTIGEIRNKLSEFTQNTDSVDYIYVNNINSQLAGVISIKELFQNDPAKKVKDIMITDLVVSHPKINKGKVAHMAIKHNIKAVPIVDTTNHLVGVLTNDKVLAILYNQYRNSFHHFAGVVSIGDKYQTILDYGIFKNIISRLPWILVGLIGGIFSAQVIGFFEHTLSANVVLAIFIPLVVYIGNAVGAQTQTFLVRDLAFSPKLTILPYFAKQLVSSTCIGLICGTLIWLVIATFWKLSFIGIVVGLASFVAISVSTIVAVLIPYLLFKLNQEPASGSGPFATILQDLLSVSIYFGVASVFL